A portion of the Manihot esculenta cultivar AM560-2 chromosome 2, M.esculenta_v8, whole genome shotgun sequence genome contains these proteins:
- the LOC110604610 gene encoding formin-2 → MPSFFIVFLLCFAFINNLSEASHHRKLPSAVVVGTVYCDTCFQEDFSKNSHFISGASVSVECKDENSKPSFRREVKTDEHGEFKVHLPFSVSKHVRKIKRCSVKLLSSSEPYCAVASTATSSSLRLKSRKEGIHIFSAGFFSFKPQKQPNLCNQKPSIQTSREFNAQKTSTSSIPSFGDPAFPPPLQDPAVPDLPPLPLLPKLPPLPELPPLPPLPGLPNIPFPPVPSPPVPGKTTTNPKAYTESLKSAQALDQKEVNPDFFFPTPPLFPPNPFQPPPVLPPNPLQPPPLFPPLLPPNPFQPPPAPLIPLPPIPGLTPPPPPPTFPFPPLPPFPFPPSPPRVPGIPPASSTSQKTSP, encoded by the exons ATGCCTTCCTTTTTCATCGTATTCCTTCTCTGTTTCGCATTTATTAATAATCTCTCTGAGGCTAGCCACCACAGGAAACTTCCCTCTGCAGTTGTTGTTGGTACAGTTTATTGTGACACATGTTTCCAAGAGGATTTCTCAAAGAACAGCCACTTCATTTCAG GAGCATCTGTTTCAGTGGAATGCAAAGATGAGAATTCGAAACCAAGCTTTCGCAGAGAAGTGAAAACAGATGAGCATGGAGAGTTCAAAGTTCACTTGCCTTTCTCAGTTAGTAAACATGTAAGGAAAATCAAGAGATGCTCAGTGAAATTGTTAAGCAGCAGTGAGCCATATTGTGCAGTGGCTTCAACAGCAACTTCGTCATCTCTGCGTCTCAAGTCAAGAAAGGAAGGAATACACATCTTCTCAGCAGGATTTTTCAGTTTCAAGCCTCAGAAGCAACCCAACCTCTGCAACCAAAAACCAAGCATCCAAACTTCCAGGGAATTTAATGCCCAAAAAACCTCAACGTCTTCTATCCCTTCTTTTGGTGACCCAGCATTTCCACCTCCACTTCAAGACCCTGCTGTCCCTGATCTCCCTCCACTTCCTTTACTTCCAAAGCTGCCACCATTACCAGAACTCCCTCCTCTCCCACCTCTTCCAGGACTACCGAACATTCCATTTCCGCCAGTGCCATCTCCGCCGGTGCCTGGAAAGACCACCACAAACCCAAAAGCTTATACCGAGTCTTTGAAGAGTGCACAAGCGTTAGATCAGAAAGAAGTAAACCCTGACTTTTTCTTCCCCACACCGCCCCTTTTTCCTCCAAACCCTTTTCAGCCACCTCCAGTACTTCCTCCAAACCCACTTCAACCACCTCCATTATTCCCTCCATTGCTTCCCCCTAACCCATTCCAGCCTCCTCCAGCTCCATTGATTCCTTTACCTCCAATTCCTGGCCTCACTCCACCCCCACCACCACCTACCTTCCCATTTCCTCCTCTCCCTCCTTTCCCATTTCCCCCTTCACCTCCTCGTGTCCCAGGAATCCCCCCTGCTTCTTCAACTTCCCAGAAAACTTCTCCTTGA
- the LOC110610178 gene encoding 60S ribosomal protein L7a-2, whose protein sequence is MAPKRGVKAPVLAKKKPEKVVNPLFEKRPKQFGIGGALPPKKDLTRFVKWPHVVRIQRQRRILKQRLKVPPAVNQFTKTLDKNLATQLFKLLLKYRPEDKAAKKERILKRAQAEAEGKTIESKKPIVVKYGLNHVTYLIEQNKAQLVVIAHDVDPIELVVWLPALCRKMEVPYAIVKGKSRLGAIVHKKTAAALCLTSVKNEDKLEFSKILEAVKANFNDKFDEHRKRWGGGIMGSKSQAKTKAKERLLAKEAAQRMS, encoded by the exons ATG GCTCCCAAAAGAGGTGTTAAGGCCCCAGTATTGGCAAAGAAGAAACCT GAAAAGGTTGTTAATCCTTTGTTTGAGAAGCGACCAAAACAGTTTGGAATTGGGGGTGCACTACCACCAAAGAAGGACTTGACTAGGTTTGTCAAGTGGCCTCATGTTGTTCGTATTCAGAGGCAAAGGAGGATTCTGAAGCAACGTTTGAAGGTTCCTCCTGCTGTTAACCAGTTCACTAAAACACTTGACAAGAACCTTG CCACACAGCTCTTCAAATTGCTTCTCAAATATAGACCCGAGGATAAAGCAGCTAAGAAGGAAAGAATTCTCAAGAGGGCACAAGCTGAAGCTGAGGGTAAAACTATTGAATCAAAGAAACCCATTGTTGTTAAATATGGTCTTAACCATGTTACTTACCTCATTGAGCAG AACAAGGCCCAATTAGTGGTTATTGCACATGATGTTGATCCAATTGAGCTTGTTGTTTGGTTGCCTGCTTTGTGTCGTAAAATGGAAGTCCCTTATGCAATTGTGAAGGGCAAATCACGGCTTGGAGCG ATTGTTCACAAGAAAACAGCTGCAGCTTTGTGCCTTACATCAGTGAAGAATGAAGATAAATTGGAATTTAGCAAAATTTTGGAGGCAGTTAAG GCCAACTTCAATGACAAGTTTGATGAGCATCGCAAGAGGTGGGGTGGTGGAATTATGGGATCGAAATCTCAGGCGAAGACCAAAGCAAAGGAGAGGCTCTTAGCTAAGGAGGCTGCTCAGAGGATGTCTTGA